TCTGCTAGTTTTGCCAAAGCCGCACTGGTTTTAGCCATTTGGTAAAGGGACAGAATCCCTTCTTGCATCCTAGCGCCTCCGGATGTGGAAAAAATGACTACCGGCAGCCGTAATTCAATAGCTCTTTCAATGGCACGAGCAATTTTTTCACCCACAACCGATCCCATGCTGCCCATGATAAAATTTGCTTCATTGATGGCAATTACAAAAGGAATACCCTCCACACTGGCTCGGCCAGTGAGTACTCCTTCCTGCATTCCCGACTTGTCTTGTGCTTCGGAGAGTTTTTCGTCATATCCGGGAAATGCCAAAGAATCTAAGGTCTTGAGTTCAGTATCCCATTCTTCAAAACTATTTTCATCCACTAGTAAGTTAAGACGTGCCCTGGCAGAAATTCTGAAATGATGCTCACAGCTTGTGCAAACTCGAGCATTTTCATCCAGGTCTTTATTGAAGAGAACTTCTCCGCACTTAGGACATTTTGCCCAGAGACCATCCGGAAGTTCTTTCTTCACAGGTACTGCAGACTCTTCTTTAGGCAACGCCTCAGAAGGGCTGCGTTCCGGCTTCTGACCGGATTTAATGGTAACATATTTTGTTTTCCTGAATATATCTTTAAACATAAATTAGCTCCCCATTGCGCCGGTTATAATTTCATGCGCTTCTTCAGCTTCGGATTCCGGAACGAGAATCTCAACGGAAGCATGTTCACCAAGATGCGCCGAACCAATGGGACGAAGTTGGACCAGCATCCCTTCATCTGTGAGAACTCTCTTATACTTTTCTGCGATTAATTTATTGGGAGCAATATAAATGACCGTCCACATTTCGTAAATCCCCCTTTTTAAATCGATTTATAATACCACAGCTCTTTTGATTGTGCAACAAAGCGGTATTTAATCCTTTTCATTAGAGTCAGAACGAAGACTGGCGAACTTCATGTTAAGGGCTTTTTCTACATGCTGGGGCACAAAATCCAAAACTCCGGCATGTAAACTTGCTGCCCATTTAATCGCACTTGAGCTGATAAAGGAGTATTCACTTTGGGTCATAAGAAAAATCGTTTCTATATCCGGAGCAATCTTTTTGTTCATTAGGGCAAGTTGGAACTCATATTCAAAATCGGATAAGGCACGGAGTCCTCGTATGATTGCTTTAGCCCCGCATTGCCGAGCAAATTCTACGGTTAAGCCTTCAAAAACACGGACACTGACATTCGGCATGTCTTTAGTCGCTTCTAAGAGCAACTCCATTCGTTCTCCCAGAGTAAACAAGGGACTCTTTTTGCTATCCGCCGCAACAGCAATAATCAAACCATCAAATAACTCTTTGGCCCGGGATAGAATATCCAGATGTCCTTTGGTTACCGGGTCGAATGTTCCGGGGTATATTGCAATACGCACTCACTATCACCTTTTCATAATTTATGGATGTTTTGATGGAGCTTTCTACTTAAAATCTAAGAATCCTGCAAAGAAAAAAGGTTTAGGCAAAATTTTTAACGGATTGCCAGACAACATTTTGCTGATTCAGGACTTTTTGAAGGGCACTGGTCAACTCATCCTGATCAGAAACCCAATAACTCCGATTTCCTTCCAGGACTTTCCTGGTATCTTCAAAATAGAAATAAACCGGCTGGCTGCCCGGATAACGTTGTAAGATTTTCAAGACGTTTTCCATGATGTCTGTGGATTCATGAGAAAATCTCAAAAAGAGCCGTTTCGGCAAAACCGCCTGAGGGGCATGATAAGCAGCAATTTTTTCATCCGGCAAAGAGCCGGAAGCTGCAACACTATTCTCTCCCCCACTATTCTCTCCTCCGGGCTTTAAATCTTCCAATTTGGTGATCTTTTCAGCAAAGATCTTCTTTTCGTCATCACGGATATTATACCGGCCAGTCACAACAATAACATCATCATTAGTTAAGCTGGCGGTTTGCGCGTAGACCCTGGGAAACACCAGGACTTCGATTCCCGCCGTTAAATCTTCCAGAACAAAGCTCGCCATCATCTCTCCCTTTTTGGTTACATTCTGCCGGAAACCTGTTACTAACCCGCCAAGAATAACTTTCTTCTCTTCGTCTCCTTCTAAACAAGTCAAAATGTCCGATGAGATAAAGTTTTTTAGGATCGGCAAAACCGACGAGAGAGGATGCCCGCTTAAATACAAACCCAAATATTCTTTTTCCATGTCCAAAATTTCTCGTTCACTTAAATCCGGAACTTGAGGAAGGACAGTCACTTCGTCCATTCCCTCATCAAAATCAAAAAGGGAGAACTGTCCGGAAAGTCTGTCTTTCTGCCGCCGCCCTGTGGACTCCAGTACTTGATCCATGACTTTCAAAGCCTGATTCCGTGAGCATAGGGAACTAAAAGCACCGGCACGTATTAAACTTTCCATAACACGCTTGTTTAAAACCTTTTGATCCACACGCAAGCAGAAATCATCCAGGGACTTAAAGATCCCCTCTTTCCTGGCCTCCAGAATCTTCTCCACAACGTTAACCCCTACATTGCGGATAGCTCCCAGTCCAAAGCGAATC
This Desulfosporosinus orientis DSM 765 DNA region includes the following protein-coding sequences:
- the coaD gene encoding pantetheine-phosphate adenylyltransferase, yielding MRIAIYPGTFDPVTKGHLDILSRAKELFDGLIIAVAADSKKSPLFTLGERMELLLEATKDMPNVSVRVFEGLTVEFARQCGAKAIIRGLRALSDFEYEFQLALMNKKIAPDIETIFLMTQSEYSFISSSAIKWAASLHAGVLDFVPQHVEKALNMKFASLRSDSNEKD
- the accD gene encoding acetyl-CoA carboxylase, carboxyltransferase subunit beta — protein: MFKDIFRKTKYVTIKSGQKPERSPSEALPKEESAVPVKKELPDGLWAKCPKCGEVLFNKDLDENARVCTSCEHHFRISARARLNLLVDENSFEEWDTELKTLDSLAFPGYDEKLSEAQDKSGMQEGVLTGRASVEGIPFVIAINEANFIMGSMGSVVGEKIARAIERAIELRLPVVIFSTSGGARMQEGILSLYQMAKTSAALAKLAENHLLYISVFTDPTFGGVTASYASLGDIMISEPNALIGFTGPRVIKQTMGQELPKGAQTAEFNQEHGSIDLIVSRAQMRPVLARLLRYHQEGAQYGSTI